One window of Chloroflexota bacterium genomic DNA carries:
- a CDS encoding MBL fold metallo-hydrolase: MNIHTLFTGVANTHIIENSRGVIVVDAGMPHQARRILDKIRALGLSEKDVRLILITHGHIDHAGSAVALKRLTGAPIALHRDDVPLVATPSLKIPPGRNRFINSTKWLMDNLGWLAPIETFAPDVVLEDGASLHEFGLDARVMHTPGHTAGSVTILCDDGAAFVGDAILNLLRVSFPLYWDDPRAALDSACRIQAAQPRILYSGHGRPFDARALDEFVGAHCGNWKLEVRN; the protein is encoded by the coding sequence ATGAACATCCATACCCTCTTCACCGGCGTCGCCAACACGCACATCATCGAGAATTCGCGCGGCGTGATTGTCGTTGATGCTGGGATGCCGCATCAAGCGCGGCGCATCCTCGACAAAATTCGCGCGCTCGGTCTTTCCGAAAAAGACGTGCGCTTGATTCTGATCACGCATGGGCACATTGACCACGCCGGCAGCGCGGTCGCGCTCAAACGTTTGACCGGCGCGCCCATCGCGTTGCACCGCGACGATGTGCCTTTGGTCGCTACGCCCAGTTTGAAAATTCCGCCGGGACGCAATCGGTTTATCAATTCCACGAAATGGCTGATGGACAACCTGGGTTGGCTCGCGCCGATTGAAACGTTCGCACCCGATGTCGTGCTCGAAGACGGTGCATCGCTCCACGAGTTTGGACTCGACGCGCGCGTCATGCACACGCCAGGACACACAGCTGGGTCAGTGACGATTCTATGCGACGATGGCGCCGCGTTCGTCGGCGACGCAATTTTGAATTTGCTGCGCGTCTCGTTTCCGCTGTACTGGGATGACCCGCGCGCCGCGCTCGACAGCGCGTGCCGAATCCAAGCCGCGCAACCGCGCATCCTCTACAGCGGACACGGACGCCCGTTCGACGCGCGCGCGCTCGACGAATTTGTCGGCGCTCATTGTGGAAATTGGAAATTGGAAGTTAGAAATTAG